The following coding sequences lie in one Treponema sp. OMZ 790 genomic window:
- a CDS encoding aldose epimerase family protein, whose product MKITTTEFGTFSNGKKALLFTIFNGKMMLCCTNYGCCITGILLPSKTGGFDDVILGYSTFIGYVNNFPHFGSFVGRYAGRISNAEFTLGNQQYLLTQNDGGKHCLHGGYPSYDKVLYEAQTFKNSQEAGVLFSRISPDGEQGFPGNLQIDVSYSLTPDNEIIIRYKAVSDKTTPVNFTNHSYFNLNPAGMQSNGSYVSVLNHELQIFSEQYLETNQELIPSGKFLNVENTGYDFRKPRLLSEGVQEIGGSFDNTWIIKKEVSDRKTLAAIVKEPVTKRTLTVYSTQPALIMYTGGFLENELGKNGDVYNKFAGLCLESQAFPDSVHQPHFPNTVIKPGEVYEHETLWHFAF is encoded by the coding sequence ATGAAAATAACAACAACCGAATTCGGAACTTTTTCAAACGGAAAAAAAGCATTATTGTTTACAATTTTTAACGGAAAGATGATGTTGTGTTGTACTAATTACGGATGCTGTATTACGGGTATTCTTTTGCCTTCAAAAACCGGAGGCTTTGATGATGTTATTTTAGGATATTCGACTTTTATAGGCTATGTTAATAATTTTCCCCATTTCGGATCCTTCGTAGGCAGATATGCAGGCCGGATTTCAAATGCGGAATTTACATTAGGGAATCAGCAGTATCTTTTGACTCAAAATGACGGTGGAAAGCACTGTTTGCACGGCGGTTATCCGTCTTACGATAAAGTGCTGTACGAAGCCCAAACCTTTAAAAATAGTCAAGAAGCAGGAGTGTTGTTTTCCCGTATTTCTCCTGATGGAGAACAAGGTTTTCCCGGGAATTTACAGATTGACGTAAGTTATTCGCTTACACCTGACAATGAGATTATTATAAGATATAAAGCCGTGTCGGATAAGACTACTCCCGTTAATTTTACCAATCACAGTTATTTTAACTTAAATCCTGCCGGAATGCAGTCGAACGGTTCATATGTTTCGGTTTTAAACCATGAACTTCAAATATTCTCGGAACAATATCTTGAAACCAATCAAGAGCTTATTCCCAGCGGTAAATTCTTAAATGTAGAAAATACGGGATACGACTTTAGAAAGCCGAGGCTTTTAAGCGAAGGAGTGCAGGAAATAGGAGGAAGTTTTGACAATACATGGATTATAAAAAAAGAGGTAAGCGATCGAAAAACTTTGGCTGCAATAGTGAAAGAACCTGTGACAAAAAGGACTTTGACGGTTTACTCAACACAGCCTGCCCTTATAATGTACACCGGAGGTTTTTTAGAAAACGAATTAGGTAAAAACGGAGATGTGTACAATAAATTTGCCGGACTCTGTCTTGAAAGTCAGGCCTTTCCCGATTCTGTTCATCAGCCTCATTTTCCCAATACGGTGATAAAACCGGGTGAAGTTTATGAGCATGAAACTCTTTGGCATTTTGCGTTTTAA
- a CDS encoding phosphate/phosphite/phosphonate ABC transporter substrate-binding protein codes for MKHKIILCLLASCLFFGCTKDKAQKPLTMVFLPNESSEAMKDAREAFMEIISEAVGRPVEIKTTTDYNIALEAIISGNADMAYIGAEGYINAHKRNPAIIPAATNSGPSGTLEDALYYSFIAVRTEDANKYKNGNDYDLTLLKGKNISFVSTSSTSGFVIPATLLVKKFGVNNTDELIHNTSIFPKVLFAGSHQGSQVNLFRKDADAAAFAIPQTIGVYDLIEGEAYQTGASYKVVEGAVDPFGKFPGSEITVIQSIPVLNAPIVMNTDTLSADEQKKIQEALISEKTANNPGIFKIKDSNKKGMYPKYTEKTKLVKTTDDWYDKIRNLTK; via the coding sequence ATGAAACACAAGATTATACTATGTTTACTGGCTTCATGCCTATTTTTCGGTTGTACTAAGGACAAGGCTCAAAAGCCCCTTACAATGGTATTTTTACCAAACGAATCGAGTGAGGCTATGAAGGATGCAAGAGAAGCTTTTATGGAAATCATAAGCGAAGCTGTAGGCCGTCCTGTCGAAATAAAAACGACAACAGATTACAATATCGCACTAGAAGCGATTATATCCGGCAATGCAGACATGGCCTATATCGGTGCCGAAGGCTACATAAATGCCCATAAAAGAAATCCTGCCATCATTCCGGCAGCAACCAATTCGGGACCAAGCGGTACACTAGAAGATGCTTTGTACTATAGTTTTATAGCAGTCAGAACGGAAGATGCCAATAAATACAAAAACGGGAACGATTATGACTTGACCCTTTTAAAAGGAAAAAATATTTCATTTGTTTCGACAAGTTCTACATCGGGATTTGTAATTCCTGCAACCCTGCTTGTAAAAAAATTCGGGGTAAACAATACCGACGAGCTTATTCATAACACATCAATTTTTCCAAAGGTCTTATTTGCAGGCTCTCATCAAGGTTCTCAAGTTAACCTTTTTAGAAAAGATGCTGATGCGGCAGCCTTTGCAATTCCGCAAACAATAGGCGTATATGATTTGATTGAAGGGGAAGCCTATCAGACAGGAGCCTCCTATAAGGTTGTTGAAGGGGCTGTCGATCCCTTCGGAAAATTCCCCGGAAGCGAAATTACCGTAATTCAATCTATTCCGGTCTTAAATGCCCCGATAGTCATGAATACCGATACCCTTTCCGCTGATGAACAGAAAAAAATACAGGAAGCCCTTATATCCGAAAAAACGGCAAACAACCCCGGTATTTTTAAAATAAAAGACTCGAACAAGAAGGGCATGTATCCCAAATATACGGAAAAGACCAAGCTCGTTAAAACCACGGATGATTGGTACGATAAAATCAGAAATTTAACAAAATAA
- a CDS encoding NCS2 family permease, producing the protein MERFFKLKEHNTTVRTEVIAGITTFLAMAYILAVNPGILSEAGMDRGAVFTATALSAAIATLAMGFLANLPVALASGMGLNAFFTYSVVIGLGYSPATALTAVFLEGVLFILLSIVNVREAIVKSIPINLKKAVAAGIGIFITFIAFQNSGIIVDNPATLVGLGEFTWGSPAVLALIGLIITCALFILRVPGAILIGILITTIIGIPLKITVPFGGWEGWSPISLPSAPAVFNFDFANVLSFKFFIVFVSFLFVDIFDTVGTLVGVATQANLVDKDGNIPKIKQAFLSDAIGTVVGAALGTSTVTSYVESTAGVAAGGRTGLTSVVTALMFIAALLFSPIFLLIPAAATAPALIIVGFLMMTQAGEINYKDPTEGIPAFLTMIMMPFTYSVAEGIVYGVLAYVILKSIKGKFKEIPLITWILFVIFMLRFFVKF; encoded by the coding sequence ATGGAAAGATTTTTTAAACTCAAAGAGCACAATACTACAGTGCGCACCGAAGTTATTGCGGGTATTACTACCTTTTTGGCAATGGCTTATATTTTGGCCGTAAATCCGGGAATTTTAAGCGAAGCCGGAATGGACCGCGGGGCTGTTTTTACTGCGACCGCTTTGTCTGCCGCTATTGCAACCCTTGCTATGGGCTTTTTAGCTAATCTTCCTGTTGCTCTTGCTTCAGGAATGGGATTAAACGCTTTTTTTACATATAGCGTTGTTATCGGTTTAGGTTATTCCCCTGCAACGGCATTGACAGCCGTCTTTTTGGAAGGCGTTTTGTTTATTTTGCTTTCAATTGTAAATGTCCGTGAAGCAATTGTAAAATCAATACCCATAAACCTTAAAAAAGCCGTTGCTGCAGGTATAGGTATTTTTATTACCTTTATTGCTTTTCAAAATTCGGGCATAATTGTAGATAATCCTGCAACCCTCGTAGGACTCGGAGAGTTTACTTGGGGTTCTCCTGCCGTTTTAGCTTTAATCGGTTTAATTATAACTTGCGCTCTTTTTATTTTACGAGTACCGGGAGCCATCTTAATAGGTATCCTAATTACAACCATCATAGGTATTCCGTTAAAGATTACCGTTCCGTTTGGCGGCTGGGAAGGATGGTCTCCTATAAGCCTTCCTTCAGCTCCTGCAGTCTTTAATTTTGATTTTGCAAATGTTCTTTCTTTCAAATTTTTTATCGTATTTGTTTCATTCCTCTTTGTAGATATTTTTGACACGGTAGGAACCCTTGTAGGTGTTGCAACTCAGGCAAATCTCGTAGATAAAGACGGAAATATTCCCAAAATCAAGCAGGCCTTTTTATCTGATGCTATCGGAACGGTAGTAGGTGCCGCTCTCGGAACTTCAACCGTAACAAGTTACGTAGAAAGCACTGCCGGTGTTGCTGCCGGAGGAAGAACAGGTTTAACCTCTGTGGTTACAGCCCTTATGTTTATAGCCGCCTTGTTGTTTTCTCCGATTTTCTTATTGATTCCTGCTGCGGCCACTGCTCCTGCTTTAATAATAGTAGGCTTTTTGATGATGACCCAAGCCGGCGAAATAAACTATAAGGATCCTACAGAGGGTATTCCTGCATTTTTAACTATGATTATGATGCCCTTTACCTACAGCGTTGCTGAAGGTATCGTATACGGCGTTTTGGCCTATGTCATCTTAAAATCGATTAAAGGCAAGTTCAAGGAAATACCTCTTATTACCTGGATATTGTTTGTAATATTTATGTTAAGATTTTTTGTTAAATTTTAG
- a CDS encoding integron integrase → MFVEIRPFENKALSVNFKAQGENFSKVLQAIKKVPGRTWLPDKQIWIIPADRNSCDILLNNLYDNGIFMSADSGFTGKNYTSIYTGYTRVLNAEIIEENDNSASTYLKSILQKLDEVIAAKHYSKRTKEAYRYWISRFIHENKDKNLKTLSDNEINSFVSRLAVKEKAAASTQNQALAAILFLYKNILDLQVKSPENIVRAKKPKKLPSVMSREETAKIFSLLPDNDYSLCIRLLYGTGMRLMEALRLRVQDIDFDKNEITVHNGKGAKDRKTVLPVSLKFPLQKHLENVRHTHEADCKDGFGSVPLPFALAKKYPNAGKTWAWQWVFPQARRWRNKETGEQGRHHIDPSVIQRTLHEAVLKSGIPKSIGCHTFRHSFATHLLEAGYDIRTIQELLGHSDVKTTMVYTHVLNRGGLGVQSPIDRM, encoded by the coding sequence ATGTTTGTTGAAATTAGACCTTTTGAAAATAAGGCTTTGTCGGTAAATTTTAAAGCGCAAGGAGAGAATTTTTCTAAAGTACTCCAAGCAATAAAAAAAGTACCGGGAAGAACTTGGTTACCCGATAAACAAATTTGGATTATCCCCGCCGACCGTAATTCTTGTGACATTTTGTTAAACAATCTTTATGATAATGGAATCTTTATGTCAGCAGATTCAGGGTTTACCGGTAAAAACTATACTTCTATCTATACGGGCTATACGAGAGTTTTGAATGCTGAAATTATTGAAGAAAATGATAATTCAGCCTCAACTTATCTTAAATCTATTTTACAAAAGCTTGATGAAGTTATCGCAGCCAAACATTACAGCAAGCGTACAAAGGAAGCATATAGATATTGGATAAGCCGTTTTATACACGAAAATAAGGATAAAAATCTTAAAACTCTTTCGGATAATGAAATAAATTCTTTTGTCAGCCGTCTTGCGGTAAAAGAAAAGGCAGCTGCTTCAACCCAAAATCAGGCTCTTGCCGCCATTTTATTTTTATACAAAAATATATTAGACTTGCAGGTAAAGAGTCCTGAAAATATAGTCCGTGCCAAAAAGCCTAAAAAGCTTCCCTCGGTGATGAGCCGAGAAGAAACAGCAAAGATATTTTCTCTTTTACCTGATAATGATTATAGTCTTTGTATCCGTCTGCTTTACGGAACCGGAATGCGGCTTATGGAAGCCTTACGGCTAAGGGTGCAGGATATAGACTTTGATAAAAACGAAATCACTGTACATAATGGAAAGGGAGCGAAAGACCGCAAAACGGTTCTTCCTGTTTCACTTAAATTTCCGCTTCAAAAGCATTTGGAAAATGTCCGCCATACCCATGAAGCGGATTGTAAGGATGGTTTCGGCTCGGTGCCTCTTCCTTTTGCTCTTGCAAAAAAATATCCCAATGCCGGTAAAACTTGGGCATGGCAGTGGGTTTTTCCCCAAGCGCGCCGATGGCGGAATAAGGAAACGGGCGAGCAGGGGCGGCACCACATCGACCCGTCAGTAATTCAGCGTACCCTGCATGAAGCTGTTTTAAAATCGGGTATTCCGAAATCAATTGGCTGCCACACCTTCCGCCACTCGTTTGCAACGCATCTTTTGGAAGCTGGTTACGATATCCGTACAATCCAAGAACTTCTCGGCCATAGCGATGTTAAAACAACGATGGTGTATAC